The Ogataea parapolymorpha DL-1 chromosome III, whole genome shotgun sequence nucleotide sequence CGGAGGTGTATGTAGGGATAGTGCAATAGCAGCATTCGGTCACCGCAAACACCTGACTGCAGATGTTCTTGAGACTCCTGAGCTTGTCGATGTTGAGCCATATGTTCTCGGATGCCATCGAGATGACCATTCCGTTGGCGTTGAGCGCGTTGTAGAGCAGCTCGAAGTactgtttctggaagaaCGCCTCGGCTGGGCCGTCTGGGTCCGACGAGTCGGTGATAATAACGTCGTATTTGTCGACTTCGTCGCGGGCAGctgtatttttcaggtATTCGAAACCGTCTGCCAGAACAACCTGCACTTTCTCGTGCGACAGCGATTTGGCCATATTCGGCAGGTATTTCTTGGAGAGGTTGATGaccgactcgtcgatctcgaccAGAGTGGCCCGTTCGACGCAATCGTGCTTGAGCACCTCTCTGAGGACTCCTCCGTCTCCGCCGCCGATAACCAGCACTTTTTTCGGGTTAGGGTGCGCAAACAGCGGCACGTGCGTAATCATCTCCTGGTACGCAAACTCGTCGCGCTCTGTGACCTGAATTATGCCGTCCAGGACGAGCACGTTGCCGAAGTCTGTGGACCTgaacaccagcacgtcctgGAACTTGGACTTTTCCGCGTGCAGAATCTCGGCAACCCTAAGGCGCATGGCCTGACCCGGGAAGAACTCGTCGCTTTCCTCTCTGAACCAGCCGTCTTTGATCAATGGGTGGGTTAATGGCATTTTGGTGGAAGCTCTGATAGCGTATCGGggtgccaaaaaaaatttgcgggccgatcgacgctggaaaaaattCTGAAAATATTTAGAGCGATCCAATATTCATGAAACATCCGTTCCAGAAGGTACTGCTCAACGAAAAGGGCGATCTGCTGTTTGCCAGTGCGGGCCAGAAACtgtttgttttccagcgcCGCGAAAACTGGCAATTGACCGACTCCTGGCTCGACACCGTCGACCAAAACTATGCCCTGATCAAGGAGTATGAGGCACGCACCAGGAAGTTCGAGCAAGAAAGCGTTGCCGGCGACCGCAAGCCGCCAAAGGTGCCGACACCGGGCCCGGgagctcctccaaagctCTGCTACATCAGAGACATCCATCTCAGCAGAAACGAGAAATATCTCATCCTCACTACAGACACAGACAAGGCggtggtggtgtttgaGCTGAACGACGGGTCGTTGCGACAAATCAAACGGCAGCCTCTGCCAAAGAGGCCCTGTGCCGTGTCGACGTCGCTCGACGACTCGAcagtcgtcgtcggagACAAGTTTGGAGACGTCTACTGTATTGACATGCTATCGGCTGAGATCAAGGATGAAAAGGACATGGTGCCGGTTCTGGGTCACGTGTCGATGCTGACGGGGGTGTTGAACGTTTCGGACGGCGCCGGAaatgagctcgttgtcaCGACCGATCGTGACGAGCACATCAGACTGAGCCGGTTCCCGCAAAGTTACATCATCGAGAAATGgctgtttgagcacgaggagtttgtggcgtcgatcgtcgcgcCGCGGTGGTGTCGCGACAGGGTGCTGGTGAGCGGCGGCGGCGACCCGTTTCTGTGCTCGTGGCGCTGGCAGGAGGGCGTGCTTGCCGACAAGCTCGATCTCTCTGCCGCGGTCGAGCCGTATCTAACCGAGGAGCACCTGGTGCCGTCGCGGTTCCAGAACGACGCCGGCGACCTGAAGGAGTTCACGGtgtcgcagctgctggagctgccgTCGCAGAACAGGCTGGTGGTgctgtttgacaagatGAGTGCGTTTTTGGTGGTTTCCGTGGCAGAAGACGGAAAACTGGGTCTGGAGCGCACGGTGGCCGTGGCGAGCCCGGTGATCTGCGGCGCGGCTTCGGCCCAAAGTCTCGTGCTCAGCGTCCGCGGCGCCGAAAACTGTCTGCTCGAGTACACGCTGGACAGCTGGACGTCTGTGGAGCTGCGAGAGGTGTACGGGTGTAACGACGTGGAGTGGGACGAGAAGGGCGACCTGTTTGCTTCGTTCTCGGTGAACCAGCTGCGCAAGCGGAGCGAGCATTGATCACAGGAAGCCGCGGCGGCGATTGAAGTTGGCCACGTCCAACACGCCGTCGGCCAGCACGCCGTTGAACCAGAGCCGGCCCTGGTCTTTGGAGTTGACGGTCCACTGCGaccgcagcagcttgacgtCGATGACGTCGCCGTTGAGCGACTGTGTGTTCTCGCTGCCGCCGGCAAAAAAGTCCATGTACCAGTTTTTCTTCGTTTCGTGGCCGTTCAGCGTGAACGAGCACTCATCCAGAGAAACAAACATCCGCAGCTTCTCCTGGACGCTGCCGTCCTCTAGTACCGTGGATTCGTACAGGTCGCCGTCCAGTGGGCTCAGCAGTGTGTACAGACGGCGCGCGGTGGCGCCGGTAAATAATAGATTGACAAAAGAGAGCTCTGTGTGGATCAGTAGACTAGCTTCCTCGGACTCGATCTGGAGCACCAGCACGCGCGCCTTGGCGTCCACGAAGGGCCGTTTGTACACGGCTGGGCCGGCGCACGTGATCGAGAGACAGTCTTTTTTGACGTCGGCAAGCGCAATGACAATCTCCTCGCAGTGGGTGAACGGGTTTGTTTGGATTTTGTGCGGAatcagtttctgctccagagcAAGAAACCTGTAGTAGCGGCACTctgccagcagctggcggCGATGGTTTTCGTTGTCGACGCAGATTCGGCCCGTCGACAGCGCATTGAGCAGGTCGGTGAACAGCTTGGCGCTGCGTTTGATCACGATCGGGCTCTGTGGCGGCGGGCGGATCACGTCCTTCAGCTCGCCGCGGAAATACGGGCTCTGGAACGTGGTTTGGTACGCCACCGTGAAGTAGTTCGGGCTGTTGCCCTCGCCGGCCACCAGGTCCTGCGGGAACCGGAAACTAAGGCCGCCCACGTTGCAGTAATAGAAATCCTCGGTGAGCTGTttcagcagtttctggaggtTGAAGTAGGTCGCGTCCGCGTACAAATGCATCAATTCGTACTCGTTGTCCGCACGAATGCAGTATCCTTGCAAATGAGAGCATATTTTGTCAAACACGGCAGAAGAACGATCAACAGTGAGCACCTTGTTCTCGTTTTCCTTGCGGCCAAAAAAAGAGGTGAAGTAGGACGGTGAGTCGAACGAGACCGACGCGCCGCTGAGGCGAAACAGTCGGTCACCTACCTGGATGGAGTACATCTTCTCAAATGGCAGCACAGCAGGGATCTTGGGATCGACCTGGTACTTGGTAGACAAAGACATgagggaaaaaaaatttacgTAAGAAAAACCAATATAACTATCACATTATTATTGCAATATGGAAGGTCCCTGCAAGGACTTGGAGTTGGTGGACAGGGCGATGGCGGTGATGGACTCTAAAACTTCATGGCGTGAGGCTTGTCACCGCTCTTCAGAGAAAAGGTGGAAGCCAGATATTGTTTCAGGTATGGGGTCTTTTTAATTTCGGAGATCAGGGCCTTGTCAACAACCTTCTGGTCCTCGATTCTCTCGgtcttgatctccttcttggcaCCCTCGCCAAAGAACTCGCCCTCCGACTTCTTGGAGCTGGACTTCTCTCTAGCAAAGTAGCTCACGTTGAACTTGGACAGGTCAAGGCCGTCAAGAGACACTTTGGTGGAGGTGGCAATGACGTATCTGGCGTTGACTCTTCTCAAAGGAACACCGTTGACCTTGAATGGGCCGGAAACAAGAAGGGTGTTGTCCTCAAGGTTCTTCAGGTAGACAACCCTCTTGCCTCTGAATCTTCCAGCAAGAAGAATCAGAACGGTGCCCGGAACAAGCGAGGCTCTCAGCTTCTGGGGTCTGGCAGACTTTCTGGTCTGCTTTGGAACAGGAACGTCCTCCGATTCGTACCACTTTGGAGCTCTGGTCGACATCTTGGAAATAACTCTTTGGCTGAAAAGAAATATCTCTGAGTAATCTCTTCGCGCAGGCCAACCACCCTCACTCCGCCAAATTTTTTCCGCGACTTCTGGTGCGCGGTGTTGGTTGGGCACGTGATTTACAGACAGGGCTCATGGCATTTCCACCACGGCATACCGCCGCTGCTCGCCGGAAACGTCAAACACACCTCGCACCGGAACCATCTCGTAGGAACTCGGCAATGTAGCAGGCAGCCCAAGACCATCGTAGTATATCCTGTAGTGTCTGTCTGCTGAATATTCCATGTCTGTATCAAACGCTATCTTTGCGTGCTCGTAGTCTCCCACCGCCTCATTCACACTGACACCCGTCCACTCCACGTCCACCCCACGTGGCAGCGCGCTCGCAATCACAGTCACTAACTGCGGCACGTGGTCAAGATCACGTGATGCTTGAGTATAGAGGGTGTACGTGTGACTAACGGCGTCCACGAGGCTTGCGTCGGTCACAAAGCAGCACATGAAGAGCACTGTCTTGCTTCCGATGGCTTCCTTGACATGCTCAAAGTGTTGGAGTGCAAGCACCGTCTGAGTCagaacatccttgcacaCGCTCATGTCTTTAGGGACTAGCGGGATCTGGCCGCTGATGTGGGCCATGTAGGTGGATGTGTCTGCTATGGACTGCGAATACGGTCCGATGTTTGATGGCGCCCAATAAGACCGGCCCTGGACGTGCAGACCCTTTTTGAAGCTGGTGTTGTTTATGATCTCCACGGAAAGCTGGGCAAAGCAGTTTTCGGGCAACTTGGTTTCCACGCACACACGGGCTGGTGGGAGTGGGTGTGTGAACATTGTTTGGTATATGGAGTTGAGCAGGCCAAATTTTGACATGTCGCTCACGAGTAGCGAGGAGAAGATCACGTTCGTGGGGTGCAACTTATGGTTGTCCAGGTAATCTTTTAGTTGGGACATTATGTGGGTCATTTGTAGCTCTGCTGTTGGTTGCGTGGAGGTGATATTACTTAGGCGAAGAAGGGATTTTGAGTGTGATGAGTTCTGATGCCCGTGCCGAAAGTGCTGCGCGTCACTCGTCGGTGCTTCCCGCAAGCCGTGTTTAATCTGCTCTCTGATCCCCTTGAACGGCTCGTGCAACAGTGGTGGTTGCACCACATCGCAACTGCCCCCACCCTGTTTCTCTACCACCTCCACTTTTAACTTCAGATACCACACCTCGTCGTTGGTGTGTCGCACGGTCTCCTGGTGCATGATTTTTAACCTTCCCTTGGTGAAGAAGGGCGCATCAAACACCAAGCTCTCGAACTCGCCGCCTTCACCGCACACGTGCACCCCGTACTTTCTATTCAAATCCACCAGTACTGGGTACATTTCCTGCAAAGTTAGCCCCAAGTGCTTGTCGTTGAGGCCGATAGCGGCCACTTTGATGAGTCTGGCTTCCATTTTTGAGGCGCACATCTCGCCCATCAGCTGTTCCTGATCTCTCTGCCACAAATACGCCAGCGCGGTGAGTCCAAGGCGGCTGCACACATCCTCCACGCGGGTGCGCTGGTACGACGACAGAATGGCCCCCACGCTAACAGCCTCCACGTCCGGGTGGTGCTTCTTCACGAGCTTCAACAGCTCGTACAGATCCTCGGTCTCGTCATTCTCTGTTCGCTCGTATTCTAGCTTCTGGTTGTGCGAGTCGCCGCAGATCATCCGCCGGTACAGTGGTTTTCCCGTGCAATCTGCGTAGTACGGCACGATATCGAAGCCCACGGTCTGGTACATAAAGGAGTCGAGCTCGTGCGAGTCAGAAGGGGGTGGATAGAGATTTGCCAGGCATACGAGCTCGTGTCCGTTGGCCATACAATGGAGAATGTTGTAGCAGGAGTCCTTGCCGCCGGAGATCAAAGCGACGAACTTCATTCGGAGCTGAAATATATTAGATaaaaaactgaaaaaaaatattatcAGTTAATGACATCTGAGTTCGAGCACAATGCAGCCAAGGTGGTTGCGCTTCGCAACCGGGCGCTGATCCAGGCAGCGACGTCGAAGGATGCTGCGACGCGACGCAATTACgagcggctgctgctggaacgaCGGCTGGCGAGCGACgtcaaggagaaggagatcgacaCAGAGCACCGCAGCGTGGGGAGGCTCGATCTGGTGGAGCTGCGCGCAGACGAGCTGTGCATGTTGCAGAATTTAGGCGCGGCCTTCCGCATCAACTCGCCGCCGCGCAAGCTCAAACGAACATCACAGGCGCCGACAGCGGCGGCTACACAGGCGCCCACGCAGCTGCCACAGGCCACCAGCCAGGGGTACCTACCGCCGCCACCACAACCAGACGTTCCCTCTGCCAAACGGGTGCATCGCTTCACGCCCGAGTTCACCCCCAAACTGGACTACTAGCATGACATCATAATTATTTTCCAATGATCCCCTTCCCTTGTCCACCGGCTTAGCCATATTTAAACGCTCCCACCCGCTGCAAACTTTCTcttgttttctttcaaCCCATTGCTTTGTGCCTTTGCTTCCACCTCACAGAGCACCCAGTTATTCCAAAATGTTCACCACGTGTAAGTCTCCCCTGCCCCTCTGTGCCCCCAGCTAATATCCAGCTTCTGGTGAAACCTCTGGCGACATCTTCTCTGCCATCTCCACTTCCGAGCCCATCTCGCTGTTTTCTCAGAAAGCCTCTACGGTGTCTGTGCCCAGCGGGGTGACAAAGAATGGTGCCGTCCAGACAAACAACTTTTGGGGTAATCTGACCCTCGGTGACCAAACCTCCTATGTTTACACTCACCCTTACTCCCTGTGGTACTCCACTAAATCCGACTATGAGGGGCTGGCTGTGTCCCACCAGACTGCCAGCCAGCGGGTCTACGGTGAAACCGACGAGGAAGGTGCTGCATCGTACTTCTACGCCCCGGCGGGCAACATCTCGCTGTGTCTGGGCTCGAGCGATTTCGACTCCAACGTCTCGCTCAAGCTCGCCAACCTCAAGAAGATGTCTATCGACGTGACCGTCATGTCGAAAAGCGCCGGCTCGTTCACCGCCACCCTCGTCCAGGGCATGGGCTTTGTGTCTGCCGTGTACAACGACCTGATCCCCGAGATCCATTCCGGCGTCGGCATCAAGTCCGTCACTGGCGACACAGCCCCGCGCTCCGGAACCGACAAGTACAAGATCGTGCTCAACGACGGCTCCACCTGGGTCATGTACGTGACCTTCAGCGACAACCAGTCGTGCAAGTTCGCGCTCAAGGACTCCAACCACATCATCGGCTCCAATTCGATCAACAACTGCGTTATCCAGGTCGCGTGCGGCGACGATAGCGCCTATGACAAAGCCGCTGGGTGCTATCCGACCTCTGTGACGTTGAGCGCGTCCGTGTCGGGCTCCACAGCCACCTACGCGTTCGAGTACGCCACCTCCGGCTCCTCCAACAATGGCACCACCATCATGTACGCCATGCCGCACCAGAGCGACTCGTTCACCTCGACCACCTCTGGCGCCAAGACTTCGGCCACGCTCGACGACACCGTCCACGGCGTCATGACCGCGTACCTCTCCAACAAGTTCGAGATGTCCGAAACGCTCACCACCAGCATTGGCAAGGACCCCTGGAGTGCCATCTCCGGCTTCTCGTCGCCGTCGTACTCTGACTCTGAACTGTCCGCCATCAAGGCCGCCGCCGCCGACGAGTACAACGCAGACGTGTACTCGTACACAGACCTCGACTCGATGTACACCTCGGGCAAGATTCTCGACAAGTACGCGTACGTGCTGTATGTGTGTCACTACGTACTGAAAGATTCCGACAAGACGAGTACGCTGCTGGCGTCGCTGAAAAAGGCCATCGAGCGGTTCAGCGGCAACAGCCAAAAGTACCCGCTGTGCTACGAGACCAACTGGGGTGGAATCTGCTCGACGGGCGGCATGTCCGACGGCGACACGTCGATCGACTACGGTAACGCGTTCTACAACGACCACCACTTCCACTATGGCTACCACATCCACGCCGCCGCGCTGTGTGCGCTCGTCGACGCCGACCTGGGCGGGTCGTGGGCCAGCAGCGTCAAGGACTGGGTCAACTCTTTGGTGAGAGACGTGGCCAATCCGTCGAGCGAAGACTCTCACTTCCCGGTCTTCAGAAACTTTGACTTTTATCTCGGCCACTCCATCGCGCACGGAATCACCGTGTACGCGGAcggcaaggacgaggagagcTCGAGCGAGGACTACAATTTCGCGTACGCCATGAAGATTTGGGCCTCTGTCATCAATGACACCAACATGGCGAACCGGGCCGACCTGATGCTCGCCATCTCGAAAAGAGCCATGAACGTCTACTTTCTGTACACGCAGGACAACACGGTGATGCCCTCGAAGTTTATTGGCAATTACTGCAGCGGAATCTGgtttgagaacaagatCGCGCACACCACGTACTTTGGAACCAACATCGAGTACATCCACGGCATCCACATGCTGCCAATCACACCTGTCTCGTCTCTGATCAGAGGTCCGACGTTTGTCAAGGAGGAGTGGGAAAATGTGCTGAGCTCAAAGATCGGCAACGTCACGGACGGCTGGAAGGGCATTTTGATGCTGAACGTCGCGCTGTACGACCCGGCCACCTCGTACAACTTCTTCAGCGGGTCCGACTTCTCGACCAACTACCTGGATAACGGTATGTCCAAGACGTGGTCTCTGGCCTACACTGCAGCTGTGAACAACTAGGGTGGACTACTTGAATATTTCTGTGTAAGCTGAGTAAAAAGCATATGGATTGTAAAATATCCGACCGGGCTCCCTAAAcgtcttttttttctagcCGGACCTTcttatcttttttttctgcaacAGTTAGCGAGATCTTTTTTCCTCGCTGAAACATTCCTATCCGGACTATCAGACGTTTATTCTGCTAATATATAAATATCGCAAATATCGCAGCATGACGCTCATTTTCCGCTAATGCTCAGACTGAAAGCGCTCGTCTCCCGCCCGCTGCGACCAGGCCCTGCTCTGCGTCCGCGGGCGCCGCTAGTGGCCCACCGTCTCCAGTCATCGGGCAAATCCTATCTCGACAGTCTCACCACGCCCGAGCTCCTGGGCTACGGCGTGATCGGCCTGGCCACTCTGTCCAAGTCCACGCTCAACACGGTCATTTCTCTTTTCCCATACGCGCCGCTCTGGCtcgtcaagctgctcgTCTACCGCAATTATTGCGGCGGAGACAACCTTGCACAGGTTCTCCAAACAGGCGACCGCCTTGCCCAGCGCGGCATCCAGAACATGATGCTGTCGCTGACGATTGAGGCATGCGACGGCACACAGACGTCGGTGCCGGTCAGCCAGATCGTCGAGCAGACGCAGCAGTCGATTTCGCAGGTGCTAGTTCCGCACACGGCCAAGATGATCTCAAAGGCTGCGGACATCAACTCCGTGCCGCCGGGTTACGTTGCGCTCAAGCCAACGGGACTGATTGATGACGCGGCCGAGATTTTGCGTAACCACAACAACGCCAAGTACGACGCCGGgtaccagcagctgctgagcaACTGTCGCGACATTTGTCGTGTCGTGGCACAGGAAAATGAGAAACTGGCCAAACAGTATCCAGGCAGAACGGCTCCGTTTGTGGCGGCCGTGATCGACGCTGAGCGCAGTGATCTCCAACACGGCGTGTACAGACTCCAGAGAGACCTGTTCCGCGAGTTCAACCATGGCAAAATTAACGTTATTGGCACTGTCCAGATGTATTTGCAGGAATCGAGCCACATTcttgctgaagaagagaagcTGGCACGTAAGGACGGGTACCTGCTGGGCTGGAAGCTCGTGAGAGGTGCATATATCCACTCAGAGCCGGACAGAACGGTGATTTTCGCAACAAAACAGGAAACCGACCAGAATTACGACGCAGGCATCGCCGCCTCGATCGCCAACATGAGCTCGGAAAAGCCAGCCGTGGGGCATCTCGTTGTTGCGTCGCACAACAGAGAGTCGCAACTCAAGGCCACACAGCTGCTACAAAAGGCCGACGCGCGCGTCCGGGCCAATGTAGTCctcggccagctgcttggcaTGGCCGACAACATCACGTTCGAGCTCATGAACAGGTACGACGTCAAGAACGTGATCAAATACGTTCCTTGGGGCCCTCCGAAGGAAACCAAGGAGTATCTCTTGCGAAGACTCGAGGAGAATGGTGACGCCGTCAGAAGCGACAACGGCTGGCCATTCCTTAAACAGGTCGCCAAGGCTTTGTTCAGAAGACTCCGCCATCAATCATAGAACGTAATAGATCGTCATTTCACGTACTTGTCCATAAATCGTTTGTGGAAATCGCTGCGGAGCATATCGTTGACATAGCTGTCCTGTCTGCTGGCTTTTTCCTTTTTTCTGAATGTCGTCGACCGCCACGACTTGTGCACGCTGTCGCTGAACTGCACCAGC carries:
- a CDS encoding Spermine synthase, with translation MPLTHPLIKDGWFREESDEFFPGQAMRLRVAEILHAEKSKFQDVLVFRSTDFGNVLVLDGIIQVTERDEFAYQEMITHVPLFAHPNPKKVLVIGGGDGGVLREVLKHDCVERATLVEIDESVINLSKKYLPNMAKSLSHEKVQVVLADGFEYLKNTAARDEVDKYDVIITDSSDPDGPAEAFFQKQYFELLYNALNANGMVISMASENIWLNIDKLRSLKNICSQVFAVTECCYCTIPTYTSGQIALMCCSKNPDLKVSAPHRAESRDREAQLFRYYNSAIHSASFVLPRWAADKLNGV
- a CDS encoding Glycosyl hydrolase family 81: MFTTSSGETSGDIFSAISTSEPISLFSQKASTVSVPSGVTKNGAVQTNNFWGNLTLGDQTSYVYTHPYSLWYSTKSDYEGLAVSHQTASQRVYGETDEEGAASYFYAPAGNISLCLGSSDFDSNVSLKLANLKKMSIDVTVMSKSAGSFTATLVQGMGFVSAVYNDLIPEIHSGVGIKSVTGDTAPRSGTDKYKIVLNDGSTWVMYVTFSDNQSCKFALKDSNHIIGSNSINNCVIQVACGDDSAYDKAAGCYPTSVTLSASVSGSTATYAFEYATSGSSNNGTTIMYAMPHQSDSFTSTTSGAKTSATLDDTVHGVMTAYLSNKFEMSETLTTSIGKDPWSAISGFSSPSYSDSELSAIKAAAADEYNADVYSYTDLDSMYTSGKILDKYAYVLYVCHYVLKDSDKTSTLLASLKKAIERFSGNSQKYPLCYETNWGGICSTGGMSDGDTSIDYGNAFYNDHHFHYGYHIHAAALCALVDADLGGSWASSVKDWVNSLVRDVANPSSEDSHFPVFRNFDFYLGHSIAHGITVYADGKDEESSSEDYNFAYAMKIWASVINDTNMANRADLMLAISKRAMNVYFLYTQDNTVMPSKFIGNYCSGIWFENKIAHTTYFGTNIEYIHGIHMLPITPVSSLIRGPTFVKEEWENVLSSKIGNVTDGWKGILMLNVALYDPATSYNFFSGSDFSTNYLDNGMSKTWSLAYTAAVNN
- a CDS encoding 60S ribosomal protein L6-B, which codes for MSTRAPKWYESEDVPVPKQTRKSARPQKLRASLVPGTVLILLAGRFRGKRVVYLKNLEDNTLLVSGPFKVNGVPLRRVNARYVIATSTKVSLDGLDLSKFNVSYFAREKSSSKKSEGEFFGEGAKKEIKTERIEDQKVVDKALISEIKKTPYLKQYLASTFSLKSGDKPHAMKF
- a CDS encoding Proline dehydrogenase, mitochondrial; this encodes MLRLKALVSRPLRPGPALRPRAPLVAHRLQSSGKSYLDSLTTPELLGYGVIGLATLSKSTLNTVISLFPYAPLWLVKLLVYRNYCGGDNLAQVLQTGDRLAQRGIQNMMLSLTIEACDGTQTSVPVSQIVEQTQQSISQVLVPHTAKMISKAADINSVPPGYVALKPTGLIDDAAEILRNHNNAKYDAGYQQLLSNCRDICRVVAQENEKLAKQYPGRTAPFVAAVIDAERSDLQHGVYRLQRDLFREFNHGKINVIGTVQMYLQESSHILAEEEKLARKDGYLLGWKLVRGAYIHSEPDRTVIFATKQETDQNYDAGIAASIANMSSEKPAVGHLVVASHNRESQLKATQLLQKADARVRANVVLGQLLGMADNITFELMNRYDVKNVIKYVPWGPPKETKEYLLRRLEENGDAVRSDNGWPFLKQVAKALFRRLRHQS
- a CDS encoding ATPase (PP-loop superfamily), with protein sequence MKFVALISGGKDSCYNILHCMANGHELVCLANLYPPPSDSHELDSFMYQTVGFDIVPYYADCTGKPLYRRMICGDSHNQKLEYERTENDETEDLYELLKLVKKHHPDVEAVSVGAILSSYQRTRVEDVCSRLGLTALAYLWQRDQEQLMGEMCASKMEARLIKVAAIGLNDKHLGLTLQEMYPVLVDLNRKYGVHVCGEGGEFESLVFDAPFFTKGRLKIMHQETVRHTNDEVWYLKLKVEVVEKQGGGSCDVVQPPLLHEPFKGIREQIKHGLREAPTSDAQHFRHGHQNSSHSKSLLRLSNITSTQPTAELQMTHIMSQLKDYLDNHKLHPTNVIFSSLLVSDMSKFGLLNSIYQTMFTHPLPPARVCVETKLPENCFAQLSVEIINNTSFKKGLHVQGRSYWAPSNIGPYSQSIADTSTYMAHISGQIPLVPKDMSVCKDVLTQTVLALQHFEHVKEAIGSKTVLFMCCFVTDASLVDAVSHTYTLYTQASRDLDHVPQLVTVIASALPRGVDVEWTGVSVNEAVGDYEHAKIAFDTDMEYSADRHYRIYYDGLGLPATLPSSYEMVPVRGVFDVSGEQRRYAVVEMP